One part of the Truepera radiovictrix DSM 17093 genome encodes these proteins:
- a CDS encoding endo-1,4-beta-xylanase, with protein sequence MLVAAACATQSPSLEQAAAPTPPKTEERCGYTLSLDVRANPAGRFQGQLQLTNRSGEPATAFVLRLSFAEEADLISTQGGVFQREADGGYLVSAPRQLSRAPLRQGRTHRLGFAGRGSAEGVRAELLSINGRTCTPRERFVGNIWPNDTQDDPTFATYWNQVTPENAGKWGSVEAERGVMKWTDLDRAYAYAKEQAFPFRLHTLVWGSQQPAWLAGLSQAEQLEALESWMRQLAERYPDIDFIDVVNEPLHETPSYKEALGGDGATGWDWVIRAFELARAYFPEAELHLNDYNILFRRESTEQYLEIVALLQERGLIDGIGEQGHFLERTDLQTLRENLDLLAATGLPIYITELDVNFANDAQQANRLAELFPVFWEHEAVAGVTFWGYKENQIWRTDAYLLRADGSERPALVWLRCYLAGNRDCPVPEYVPQPRVGDEVRLRIEAEDYDDAQGIVSAGDIIAYIDAGDWVLYRNAQLRSDYNVLRIRYAKGSEAAGTLALRLGSLEAAATISVEIPSTGSWGTFTTLEVPLPPLEGAYDLFFTFHDVDAFGNFDYFEFGRSGRVGTEARLELEAESFDEQSGTEVYGSFVGNADDGDWLLFRGVEVRSSYTRFEATYARDAVGGLVEVRVGALDGPLAASFEPESTGGWNTFATLSTEFSAEAGPQDLYVLFTGSEGLGNFDRFALVSGE encoded by the coding sequence ATGTTGGTGGCCGCTGCCTGCGCCACCCAATCCCCTTCGCTCGAACAGGCAGCTGCGCCCACCCCCCCTAAAACCGAGGAACGCTGCGGCTACACCCTGTCGCTAGATGTCAGGGCGAACCCAGCAGGCCGCTTCCAGGGGCAGCTACAGCTCACCAACCGCTCGGGCGAGCCCGCGACGGCCTTTGTCCTACGGCTCAGCTTTGCCGAGGAAGCGGACCTCATCAGCACCCAAGGGGGCGTTTTCCAGCGGGAGGCAGATGGTGGCTACCTCGTGAGCGCGCCCCGCCAGCTTAGCCGCGCCCCGCTGCGGCAGGGGAGAACGCACCGCCTTGGTTTCGCGGGCCGTGGCAGCGCCGAGGGCGTGCGGGCCGAGCTGCTAAGTATCAACGGCCGCACCTGCACGCCGCGCGAGCGCTTTGTCGGCAACATCTGGCCCAACGACACGCAAGATGATCCTACTTTTGCAACCTACTGGAACCAGGTAACCCCAGAAAATGCGGGTAAGTGGGGTAGCGTCGAAGCCGAGCGCGGCGTGATGAAGTGGACCGATCTCGACCGCGCCTACGCCTACGCCAAGGAGCAAGCCTTTCCCTTCCGCCTACACACGCTGGTGTGGGGCAGTCAGCAGCCGGCGTGGCTCGCTGGGCTTTCGCAAGCAGAGCAGCTTGAGGCGCTTGAGAGCTGGATGCGCCAACTTGCTGAGCGCTACCCAGATATCGACTTTATCGATGTCGTCAACGAACCCCTTCATGAAACCCCTAGCTATAAAGAGGCCCTCGGTGGCGACGGTGCAACGGGTTGGGACTGGGTGATTCGCGCCTTTGAGCTGGCGCGCGCGTACTTTCCAGAAGCTGAGCTGCACCTCAACGACTACAATATCCTTTTTAGGCGGGAAAGTACCGAGCAGTACCTGGAGATCGTTGCGCTGTTACAGGAGCGCGGTTTAATCGACGGCATCGGGGAGCAGGGACACTTTCTCGAGCGCACCGACCTGCAAACCCTTCGCGAGAACCTCGACCTGCTCGCCGCGACGGGGCTGCCCATCTACATCACCGAGCTCGACGTTAACTTTGCCAACGACGCGCAGCAAGCCAACCGCCTAGCGGAGCTGTTCCCAGTCTTCTGGGAGCACGAGGCGGTCGCCGGCGTCACCTTTTGGGGTTACAAGGAGAACCAAATTTGGCGCACCGACGCCTATCTCCTGCGCGCCGACGGGAGCGAACGCCCCGCTTTGGTGTGGCTGCGCTGCTATCTAGCGGGCAACCGTGACTGCCCTGTGCCCGAGTATGTACCGCAACCCCGCGTAGGTGATGAGGTGCGGTTGCGCATCGAAGCGGAGGACTACGACGACGCGCAGGGGATCGTCTCGGCGGGCGACATCATCGCCTACATCGACGCGGGCGACTGGGTGCTCTACCGGAACGCACAGCTTCGTAGCGACTACAACGTGCTCCGGATACGCTACGCCAAAGGTTCTGAGGCGGCCGGCACCCTCGCGCTCAGACTCGGCAGCCTCGAGGCGGCCGCGACCATCAGCGTCGAGATTCCGAGCACGGGGAGCTGGGGCACCTTCACCACGCTCGAGGTCCCGCTGCCCCCGCTCGAGGGTGCTTACGACCTCTTCTTCACCTTTCATGACGTCGACGCGTTTGGCAACTTCGACTACTTCGAGTTTGGCCGCAGCGGTCGCGTCGGCACCGAGGCGCGCTTGGAGCTCGAGGCCGAGAGCTTCGATGAGCAGTCGGGCACCGAGGTCTACGGCAGCTTTGTCGGCAACGCCGACGACGGCGACTGGCTGCTCTTTCGAGGTGTCGAGGTGCGGAGCTCGTACACCCGCTTCGAGGCGACCTACGCGCGCGACGCCGTCGGCGGCCTCGTCGAGGTCCGGGTGGGCGCGCTGGACGGTCCGCTCGCCGCAAGCTTCGAGCCCGAAAGCACCGGTGGTTGGAACACCTTCGCTACCTTAAGCACCGAGTTCTCCGCCGAGGCAGGTCCGCAGGACCTCTACGTCCTCTTCACGGGCAGCGAGGGTCTCGGCAACTTTGACCGCTTCGCGCTAGTGAGCGGTGAGTAA
- a CDS encoding LacI family DNA-binding transcriptional regulator: protein MTTIKEVSRRAKVSMATVSRVLNNTVPVAEETRLRVLEAVEALNYKPNAFARGLVTNRSGGIGVVINEISSPFYSGIVRGIEEVAEAKGLHLLVSSGHAQASLERRAVESLKQRRADALILQLEALPDDDLVRWAQGDTPVIVVGRLIPELAGRCVYLDNVAGGYLATKHLIEHGHRQIAHLAGWLAIKDARDRLEGYKRALDDAGLPFDERLVIAGNFTEEGGQRGAEELLARGRPFTAIVASNDQMAAGALHTFRAHGLRVPEDVSLIGYDDVLFARYLFPALTTIRQPLAEMGRAAARLALAALGAEKPKEVTTRFDPVLVARDSVISTADP, encoded by the coding sequence GTGACGACCATCAAAGAGGTGTCGCGCCGCGCCAAGGTCTCAATGGCGACGGTTTCGCGGGTGCTCAACAACACCGTACCCGTGGCCGAAGAAACCCGCCTGCGGGTGCTCGAGGCGGTCGAGGCGCTCAACTACAAACCCAACGCCTTTGCGCGCGGTCTGGTGACCAACCGTTCGGGGGGGATCGGCGTGGTCATCAACGAGATCTCCAGCCCGTTCTATAGCGGCATCGTGCGGGGTATCGAAGAGGTCGCCGAGGCAAAAGGGTTGCACCTGCTGGTTTCAAGCGGGCACGCTCAGGCGAGCCTCGAAAGGCGGGCCGTCGAGTCCCTCAAGCAGCGCCGCGCCGACGCCCTTATCTTGCAGCTTGAAGCGCTGCCCGACGACGACCTCGTGCGCTGGGCGCAGGGCGACACCCCCGTGATCGTGGTGGGCCGCCTTATTCCCGAACTTGCTGGGCGCTGCGTCTACCTCGATAACGTCGCGGGGGGCTACTTGGCGACAAAGCACCTTATCGAGCACGGCCACCGCCAGATCGCGCACCTCGCCGGGTGGCTGGCGATCAAAGACGCGCGTGACCGCTTAGAGGGGTATAAGCGCGCCCTTGACGACGCTGGCCTCCCTTTCGACGAGCGCTTGGTCATCGCGGGCAACTTTACCGAAGAGGGGGGGCAGCGCGGGGCTGAGGAGCTGCTTGCACGCGGCCGCCCCTTTACCGCGATCGTTGCCAGCAACGACCAGATGGCCGCTGGCGCCCTCCACACCTTCCGCGCCCACGGGTTACGGGTGCCCGAGGACGTTTCGCTGATCGGCTACGACGATGTGCTCTTCGCTCGCTATCTCTTTCCCGCTCTCACGACGATCCGCCAACCGCTGGCCGAGATGGGCAGGGCGGCGGCGCGACTCGCACTCGCTGCGCTCGGCGCTGAGAAGCCGAAGGAGGTGACCACCAGGTTTGATCCCGTGCTGGTCGCCAGAGACTCCGTGATCAGCACAGCCGACCCCTAG
- a CDS encoding inorganic diphosphatase, whose product MKLYQLPPGRHVPEVLTAVIEVPKDSSNKFEYDPEYDIIRLDRVLYSAVHYPGDYGFIPSTLAEDGDPLDITVMIGRPSFPGAVLDVRPLGFLEMTDDKGRDQKILAVPVFDPRFNSYNSLKDVGPHYLREIENFFEIYKQLEHKETIIEDWHDVDEAHKLVLECVERHKDVKGSK is encoded by the coding sequence ATGAAACTCTACCAACTGCCACCTGGCCGCCACGTGCCGGAAGTGCTAACCGCCGTGATCGAGGTGCCCAAGGACTCCTCGAACAAGTTCGAGTACGACCCCGAGTACGACATTATCCGCCTCGACCGCGTGCTCTACAGCGCGGTGCACTACCCTGGCGACTACGGCTTTATCCCGAGCACGCTCGCCGAGGACGGCGACCCCCTAGATATCACCGTGATGATCGGCCGCCCGAGCTTTCCGGGGGCGGTGCTCGACGTGCGCCCGCTTGGGTTTCTCGAGATGACCGACGACAAGGGGCGCGATCAGAAGATCTTGGCGGTACCGGTCTTTGACCCCCGCTTCAACTCGTACAACTCCCTTAAAGACGTCGGGCCGCACTACCTCCGGGAGATCGAGAACTTTTTCGAGATCTATAAGCAGCTCGAGCACAAAGAGACGATCATCGAGGACTGGCACGACGTCGACGAAGCCCACAAACTCGTGCTCGAGTGCGTGGAGCGCCACAAGGACGTTAAAGGCAGCAAGTAG
- the pdxT gene encoding pyridoxal 5'-phosphate synthase glutaminase subunit PdxT, whose protein sequence is MKGVTVGVLALQGAFREHRRAFERLGAAVREVRLPEHLTGLCGLVIPGGESTTMAKLMRTYGLDEAIVDFHARGGAIWGTCAGAIVVAREIEGRPEQLRLGLLDVKVARNAYGRQVASFEAEVPIAGMARPFPAVFIRAPRITGVGEGVEVLAEYAGDPVMAAQGRVLASVFHPELSGDDRVHARFLELATSP, encoded by the coding sequence ATGAAGGGCGTGACGGTCGGCGTGTTGGCCCTGCAAGGGGCGTTTCGGGAGCACAGGCGCGCTTTCGAGCGTTTGGGCGCTGCGGTGCGCGAGGTGCGCTTGCCCGAGCACTTAACGGGGCTCTGCGGCCTCGTCATCCCCGGCGGCGAATCGACGACGATGGCGAAGCTTATGCGCACGTACGGTCTCGACGAGGCGATCGTGGACTTTCACGCGCGCGGCGGGGCCATCTGGGGCACCTGCGCGGGGGCGATCGTGGTCGCTAGGGAGATCGAGGGACGCCCCGAGCAGCTGCGTCTGGGGCTCCTCGATGTGAAAGTCGCCCGCAACGCCTACGGGCGGCAGGTGGCCTCGTTCGAGGCGGAGGTGCCGATCGCGGGGATGGCGCGGCCCTTTCCGGCGGTGTTTATCCGCGCCCCGCGGATCACCGGGGTCGGGGAGGGGGTGGAGGTGCTCGCCGAGTACGCGGGCGACCCCGTGATGGCGGCGCAGGGGCGGGTGTTGGCGAGCGTGTTTCACCCCGAGCTCTCCGGCGACGACCGCGTGCACGCGCGCTTTTTGGAGCTCGCGACGTCGCCGTAG
- a CDS encoding P1 family peptidase, whose protein sequence is MARESAPVGTLCDVAGLRVGHWSDPEAQTGCTVVVCPDEGCVASGEVRGGAPGTRETALLAPEKSVQRVHAVVLSGGSAFGLAAATGVVEALEARGVGFPTPFGVVPIVPAAVIYDLGVGRPLPRPDAEAGRSALEAASAAPIAQGRVGAGTGASCGKYLGFERAEPSGLGSAARTVQGAVVAALSVANPVGDLVDPSTGAVVAGARLADGRRPPPERRLETFTDALAGTNTTLVVVATDAPLSKTEAYVLAQSAHVGIARVTRPSHTPSDGDTTFALSTGRGPKVPLTLLAVAAQEVVAEAIVRGAAAARVS, encoded by the coding sequence GTGGCCCGAGAGAGCGCACCTGTGGGCACCCTGTGCGACGTCGCAGGGTTGCGCGTCGGCCACTGGAGCGATCCCGAAGCGCAGACGGGTTGTACCGTCGTGGTGTGCCCGGACGAGGGGTGCGTCGCCTCGGGGGAGGTGCGCGGCGGGGCGCCGGGAACGCGTGAGACCGCCCTCTTGGCACCTGAAAAGAGCGTCCAGCGCGTGCACGCGGTGGTGCTCTCCGGTGGCAGCGCGTTCGGTCTCGCGGCGGCGACGGGGGTCGTCGAGGCGCTCGAGGCGCGCGGTGTGGGTTTTCCGACGCCTTTTGGCGTGGTTCCCATCGTCCCCGCAGCGGTGATCTACGACCTCGGCGTCGGGCGCCCGCTGCCGCGCCCCGACGCGGAGGCGGGGCGGTCAGCCCTCGAGGCAGCGAGCGCCGCGCCGATCGCGCAGGGTCGTGTGGGCGCGGGCACAGGCGCGAGCTGCGGCAAGTACCTGGGCTTTGAGCGCGCCGAGCCGAGCGGTCTCGGGAGCGCCGCTCGCACCGTCCAGGGGGCGGTCGTCGCTGCGCTCAGCGTCGCCAACCCGGTCGGCGACCTCGTCGACCCCTCGACGGGCGCGGTGGTCGCGGGGGCGCGCCTCGCGGACGGGCGCCGGCCGCCCCCCGAGAGGAGGCTCGAGACCTTTACGGACGCCCTTGCGGGAACCAACACCACGCTCGTCGTGGTCGCGACCGACGCGCCGCTCTCGAAGACCGAAGCGTACGTGCTCGCGCAGAGCGCCCACGTCGGTATCGCCCGCGTGACCCGCCCCTCGCACACCCCGTCGGACGGGGATACGACCTTCGCGCTGTCGACGGGGCGCGGCCCCAAAGTGCCGCTGACGCTGCTCGCGGTCGCTGCGCAGGAGGTCGTAGCGGAGGCGATCGTGCGCGGGGCAGCCGCGGCGCGCGTGTCATGA
- a CDS encoding transglycosylase domain-containing protein, which produces MKVLQGLFLLLLTPALSVAAFLTASAFRWADELPPVSEIEKLEYTATSQIFDVNGQLLDEILPVTEEGGAPTNRTVVTLDEVSPAVIAALVASEDDAFFRHYGFDTLALLRATYEEFLGGQGRGGSTLTTQVAKNTLLADLANDRSLERKVKELMLAIEIERRLTKEEILQQYLNVVYWGKNFYGIHAASRAYFDKDPLELNLAEALYLVRLLPAPETNYEDFAATRRAMRVVLNNMVEQGVVSQEMAERAWRYPLEPIGWRVQYDEAGEIVGEPERLDVQPRVARTVGSSLNPHVVFAVRNEMNRLFPNLLFRAGGFRIYTTIDARQQEAANRAAQDPEGLLPGEAQLALVSIDPQTGGIRAMAGGRLGDDAKTGDTFNRATSARRQPGSSFKPIIVATALEQGGFTQASLITDDETAFEQPGRPEPWTPRNHDGGFDGLRTLRSHLDRSRNIPMVKLVEALTPQAVVTRASQLGYDNLLPVPSIALGAFEVTPLVHASAMGAFANGGVHVQPHLIERVTDAEGNVLYEAQPRRTQVWSETTAFLMLDMLRGNVTDRDPFGLSNRAAIDGRWVGGKTGTTNDERDIWFVGLTPELVAAVWIGYDDNRSLPKTMPSGELVNSSRQPVWVWRNFVEEALAGTPSREVTAPEGIVFREIDLQTGMPAPSPEEGTRVAFVSGTEPGARAQPLSYLNITVPIDTRTNARATAETPLEALEWREISPSEVQAYAQPLPVTTQVAQTPAQEGGGFGPPNPQGELQGEQNGFMLEGIPDEEGASAALDALGEAAVAEPSGDVEASADEGAAAGASTDDDGVGWLDWGN; this is translated from the coding sequence GTGAAGGTTTTGCAGGGACTTTTTCTGTTGCTTCTCACCCCCGCGCTGTCGGTGGCAGCCTTTCTGACCGCCTCGGCGTTTCGCTGGGCGGATGAGCTGCCGCCCGTAAGCGAGATCGAGAAGCTCGAGTACACCGCGACCTCGCAGATCTTCGACGTCAACGGGCAGCTCTTAGACGAGATCCTGCCCGTGACCGAAGAGGGGGGGGCGCCGACCAACCGCACCGTCGTAACCCTCGATGAGGTCTCCCCGGCGGTCATCGCGGCCCTGGTCGCCTCCGAAGACGACGCGTTTTTCCGTCACTACGGCTTTGACACCCTGGCGCTCTTGCGGGCGACCTACGAGGAGTTCCTGGGGGGGCAAGGGCGTGGCGGTTCGACGCTGACGACGCAGGTCGCCAAAAACACCCTGCTCGCCGATCTCGCCAACGACCGCTCGCTAGAGCGCAAGGTCAAGGAGCTCATGCTCGCTATCGAGATCGAGCGCCGCCTCACCAAAGAGGAGATCTTGCAGCAGTACCTCAACGTGGTCTACTGGGGCAAAAACTTCTACGGCATCCACGCGGCCTCGCGCGCCTACTTCGACAAGGACCCGCTTGAACTCAACCTCGCCGAGGCGCTCTACCTGGTGCGGCTCCTGCCGGCGCCCGAAACCAACTACGAGGACTTCGCCGCGACGCGCCGCGCGATGCGGGTCGTTCTCAACAACATGGTCGAGCAGGGCGTGGTGAGCCAAGAGATGGCCGAGCGCGCCTGGCGCTACCCGCTAGAGCCCATCGGGTGGCGCGTGCAGTACGACGAAGCGGGCGAGATCGTCGGTGAGCCCGAACGCCTAGACGTGCAGCCGCGGGTTGCGCGCACGGTGGGCTCGAGCTTAAACCCGCACGTGGTCTTCGCCGTGCGCAACGAGATGAACCGGCTGTTTCCGAACCTGCTCTTTCGCGCCGGGGGGTTTCGCATCTACACCACCATCGACGCGCGCCAGCAGGAGGCGGCGAACCGCGCCGCGCAGGACCCCGAGGGGCTGCTCCCCGGGGAGGCGCAGCTGGCGCTGGTCAGCATCGACCCGCAGACGGGGGGGATCCGCGCCATGGCGGGGGGGCGCCTTGGGGACGACGCCAAAACCGGCGACACCTTTAACCGCGCGACGAGCGCGCGCCGGCAACCCGGCAGCTCGTTCAAACCGATCATCGTCGCGACCGCGCTCGAGCAGGGCGGTTTTACCCAGGCGAGTCTCATCACCGACGATGAGACGGCCTTTGAGCAGCCGGGCCGCCCCGAACCCTGGACCCCGCGCAACCACGACGGCGGTTTTGACGGGCTCCGCACCCTGCGCTCGCACCTCGACCGCTCGCGCAACATCCCGATGGTCAAGCTCGTCGAGGCGCTGACGCCCCAAGCGGTCGTGACGCGCGCCTCGCAGCTCGGTTACGACAACCTGCTGCCGGTCCCGTCGATCGCCCTCGGCGCCTTTGAGGTGACCCCGCTGGTGCACGCGAGCGCGATGGGCGCTTTTGCCAACGGCGGCGTTCACGTGCAGCCGCACCTTATCGAGCGCGTGACCGACGCCGAGGGCAACGTGCTCTACGAAGCGCAGCCGCGCCGCACGCAGGTGTGGAGCGAAACGACGGCCTTTTTGATGCTCGACATGCTGCGCGGCAACGTCACCGACCGCGACCCCTTCGGTCTCTCCAACCGCGCCGCGATCGACGGGCGCTGGGTCGGGGGGAAGACGGGGACGACAAACGACGAGCGCGACATCTGGTTTGTCGGCCTGACGCCGGAGCTGGTCGCGGCGGTGTGGATCGGTTACGACGACAACCGCAGCTTGCCAAAGACGATGCCAAGTGGCGAGCTCGTCAACAGCTCGAGGCAGCCGGTCTGGGTGTGGCGCAACTTCGTCGAGGAGGCGCTCGCCGGCACCCCCTCTAGGGAGGTCACGGCCCCCGAGGGGATCGTGTTCCGCGAGATCGACCTGCAGACCGGGATGCCCGCGCCGAGCCCCGAGGAGGGGACGCGGGTGGCGTTCGTCAGCGGCACCGAGCCAGGGGCGCGCGCCCAGCCCCTTAGCTACCTCAACATCACCGTCCCCATCGACACGCGCACGAACGCGCGCGCGACCGCTGAGACCCCCTTGGAGGCGCTCGAGTGGCGCGAGATCAGCCCGAGCGAAGTGCAAGCCTACGCCCAACCGCTGCCGGTGACGACCCAAGTCGCGCAGACGCCAGCGCAGGAGGGTGGGGGGTTCGGTCCCCCGAACCCTCAAGGGGAGCTGCAGGGCGAGCAAAACGGCTTTATGCTCGAGGGTATCCCGGATGAGGAAGGCGCTTCGGCTGCGCTCGACGCGCTAGGGGAGGCCGCGGTCGCCGAGCCTAGCGGTGACGTGGAGGCCAGTGCGGATGAGGGTGCCGCTGCAGGCGCCTCTACCGACGACGACGGAGTCGGTTGGCTCGACTGGGGCAACTAG
- a CDS encoding tyrosine-type recombinase/integrase, whose translation MYAVLEAHRRAQEAQRAALGEMWPDTGLVFVSEAGTPIHPRNFERSWGQLKKAADMPHARLHDLRHLYVSLLVKQGIDPQAIADRVGHTDASFTLRRYSHMFEEHRERTAISLDVLLGRVETGTN comes from the coding sequence ATGTACGCCGTGCTCGAGGCACACCGCAGGGCGCAAGAGGCGCAGCGCGCGGCGCTGGGGGAGATGTGGCCTGACACCGGGCTTGTGTTCGTCTCCGAAGCAGGCACGCCCATTCACCCGCGCAACTTTGAACGGAGCTGGGGACAGCTTAAGAAGGCCGCTGACATGCCGCACGCGCGTCTACACGACCTCAGACATCTGTACGTGTCTCTTCTGGTGAAGCAGGGCATAGACCCTCAGGCCATAGCCGACCGCGTAGGACACACCGACGCCTCTTTTACCTTGCGCCGCTACTCGCATATGTTCGAAGAGCATAGGGAGCGCACCGCGATAAGCCTAGATGTGCTCTTGGGCAGGGTAGAGACCGGGACGAACTAA
- a CDS encoding site-specific integrase: MFELPNGTWRGKVTVGYDKAGKQRFRWVSGKTQAEALAKVAELKQRLASGPYSDTKLTVKDFLERWLDEKARHVKPSTVDTYKRLTEKHITPKVGRKNLDKLTPLDVQTLMGELADTTGVRTANAVRTLLFSAYKQAIRWQLVTRNPVEATDPLKAARKDMELWSSAQAAHFLYTARSHRLFAAFYLVMATGLRRGELLGLRWVDVSERELYTR, translated from the coding sequence ATGTTCGAACTGCCTAACGGCACCTGGCGCGGTAAGGTAACGGTGGGCTACGACAAAGCGGGAAAGCAGCGCTTCCGGTGGGTGAGCGGCAAGACGCAGGCCGAAGCGCTCGCCAAGGTCGCCGAGCTGAAGCAGCGCCTAGCGAGCGGTCCCTACTCAGACACGAAACTGACGGTCAAAGACTTCCTCGAGCGCTGGCTAGACGAGAAAGCGCGGCACGTGAAACCGAGCACGGTAGACACCTACAAGCGCCTAACTGAGAAGCACATCACGCCCAAGGTGGGGCGCAAGAACCTCGACAAGCTCACCCCGCTCGACGTGCAGACGCTTATGGGGGAACTTGCCGACACGACCGGGGTGCGGACAGCGAACGCCGTGCGCACACTGCTCTTCAGCGCCTATAAGCAAGCGATCCGCTGGCAGCTTGTGACGCGCAACCCGGTAGAGGCTACCGATCCGCTCAAGGCGGCCCGTAAAGACATGGAGCTGTGGAGCAGCGCACAGGCTGCCCACTTCCTCTACACCGCGCGTTCGCATAGGCTCTTCGCTGCTTTTTACCTCGTGATGGCGACCGGCCTACGCCGTGGCGAGCTGCTGGGGCTGCGCTGGGTAGACGTGAGCGAGCGTGAGCTCTACACTCGGTAG
- a CDS encoding type II toxin-antitoxin system RelE family toxin → MTFEVVFTREADADLEAITDTRTRAAIIRKASELETEPMAKGKPLSGSLKDYRSLRAAGQRYRTIYQVGVLEGRVTVVVIGIRQEDDKRDVYGVAGKR, encoded by the coding sequence TTGACCTTTGAGGTTGTCTTTACTCGTGAAGCGGACGCCGACCTCGAGGCGATCACTGACACCCGGACGCGCGCGGCGATCATCCGCAAAGCCTCTGAACTCGAGACTGAGCCTATGGCAAAAGGCAAGCCGCTAAGTGGGAGCCTCAAGGACTACCGGAGCCTTCGGGCGGCGGGGCAGCGTTACCGCACCATCTATCAAGTGGGGGTACTTGAGGGACGGGTAACGGTGGTCGTCATCGGCATCCGCCAAGAGGACGATAAGCGCGACGTGTACGGGGTAGCGGGTAAGCGGTGA
- the fucU gene encoding L-fucose mutarotase: MLVGISPVIGPDLLATLYRMGHGDEIVLADAHFPGDACNARVLRADGLKVTALLEGILPLFVLDTYVPAPLVMMAAVPGDTLDPNVEASFRAVVDRFYPDTPAVARISRADFYARARAAFAVVMTGETAKYGNLILTKGVTPV; encoded by the coding sequence ATGCTCGTCGGCATCTCCCCCGTTATCGGCCCCGACCTACTCGCCACCCTCTACCGCATGGGTCACGGCGACGAGATCGTGCTAGCGGACGCGCACTTCCCCGGCGACGCCTGTAACGCGCGGGTCCTGCGCGCCGACGGCCTCAAGGTCACGGCGCTCCTCGAGGGCATCTTGCCGCTTTTCGTGCTCGACACTTACGTCCCCGCACCCCTTGTGATGATGGCAGCCGTTCCCGGCGACACCTTGGACCCAAACGTCGAGGCGTCCTTTAGAGCGGTTGTAGACCGCTTCTACCCGGACACCCCAGCGGTTGCTCGCATCTCCAGAGCCGACTTCTACGCTCGAGCCCGCGCCGCCTTTGCGGTCGTCATGACCGGCGAGACCGCCAAGTACGGCAACCTGATCTTGACCAAAGGGGTTACGCCGGTTTAG